Proteins encoded by one window of Microcoleus sp. FACHB-68:
- a CDS encoding S-layer family protein: protein MRVRAAESVEITGTSADGETGSILASATFSTGNAGNVTIETGQLILRDGAGVVVATSSEGNAGNLKVRATDSVEIIGTSADGETSSILGAGTEGAGDAGNVTIEAGKMSVRDGGYVLVDTGDASEGNGGNLTVRATDSVEIIGTSADGTTSSFNADTSGFGDAGDVIVNTERLVIGDGAEITVNGFASGNPGSIEITSRDVRLFNQGKVTATSATGKGGNITLRARNIQLRRRSEISASGSQTGNLTTEGNITIEPVTLVLLEGSRITTNAGDPGGGSNITINPFTGSDLAVFTSPNSTINAVGDLNIQGNVSVQPADVPEVEVTNIEGLISAGCEDVAGSEFIVTGRGGLPPNPSAPLSSNTALVEWATRDAGEDELSKQPSPTPSASTTQTPLVEAQGWIIAADGTITLTAAAPNATPHPPSFTHPSCKN from the coding sequence GTGAGAGTTCGCGCGGCTGAGTCGGTAGAAATCACCGGCACCTCAGCAGATGGGGAGACAGGCAGCATCTTAGCCTCTGCAACTTTTAGCACCGGCAACGCCGGCAATGTCACCATAGAAACTGGCCAGTTAATTCTCCGTGATGGGGCGGGAGTCGTTGTTGCCACTTCCAGCGAGGGAAACGCCGGCAACCTGAAAGTACGCGCTACCGACAGCGTTGAAATCATCGGCACCTCAGCAGATGGGGAGACAAGCAGCATCCTAGGGGCAGGGACGGAGGGTGCCGGCGATGCGGGCAACGTCACAATAGAAGCTGGCAAAATGAGTGTCCGCGATGGGGGATACGTACTTGTTGACACTGGTGACGCAAGTGAGGGAAATGGGGGAAATTTAACCGTCCGCGCTACCGACAGCGTTGAAATCATCGGCACCTCAGCAGATGGAACAACTAGCAGTTTCAATGCTGATACTTCGGGTTTTGGAGATGCCGGCGATGTAATCGTTAACACCGAACGTTTAGTAATTGGGGACGGCGCAGAAATAACAGTAAACGGGTTTGCTTCAGGAAATCCAGGCAGCATCGAGATTACCAGTCGTGATGTGCGTCTTTTTAACCAGGGAAAAGTCACCGCAACCTCTGCAACCGGCAAAGGCGGAAATATTACCTTACGCGCCCGCAATATTCAACTGCGCCGCAGAAGCGAAATCTCAGCCAGCGGCAGCCAAACCGGCAATCTCACCACAGAAGGCAATATTACTATTGAGCCGGTGACGCTGGTGCTGCTGGAAGGAAGCCGCATCACCACCAATGCCGGCGATCCTGGGGGCGGTAGCAATATTACGATTAATCCTTTCACCGGCTCAGATTTAGCGGTTTTTACATCGCCAAATAGCACTATTAACGCAGTTGGAGATTTAAATATTCAGGGCAATGTCAGTGTGCAGCCGGCAGACGTTCCTGAAGTCGAAGTTACCAATATTGAAGGGCTAATTTCTGCCGGTTGTGAAGACGTTGCCGGTAGCGAATTTATCGTAACCGGGCGCGGTGGTTTGCCGCCCAACCCCAGCGCCCCTCTTAGCAGCAATACTGCCCTTGTGGAGTGGGCAACGCGAGATGCCGGCGAGGATGAGTTGAGCAAACAACCCTCCCCAACCCCATCCGCCTCAACAACCCAAACTCCCCTAGTCGAAGCGCAAGGCTGGATCATCGCAGCCGACGGAACAATTACTTTAACTGCCGCAGCCCCAAACGCCACCCCTCACCCTCCCAGTTTTACTCACCCGTCCTGCAAGAATTAG
- a CDS encoding DJ-1/PfpI/YhbO family deglycase/protease — protein sequence MTPNNKANTKRVAILIENAVEDAEFQIPYKAMQMAGFETVVLGSRMNEAYKGKQGKVAIKPDGTTTEARPEDFDAVIIPGGMAPDFMRKNPNTVRFVQQAMAQGKVVAAVCHGPQVLIEGDLLKGRTATGFISIRKDIENAGAKYIDEPLVVDGNLITSRLPGDLAIFTTAILSRLGYGGKEAALPAETDAGAEWWKLADAWGGSTKGEIVSAINTALAGERYSHEAFEQYLSKTSDTGFSALLQEMIHNKRHHIQLLEARLDAFGEKPSLQAKAAEPLAKLNAALKGSDELDLLRRTLGDIQTGVVDLYKLYMMLTDPITVALFRTIEVDLAQYEQRVAAFYHQRYGSETLKPAKPTTGAVLG from the coding sequence ATGACACCCAACAATAAAGCGAACACAAAACGCGTTGCTATCCTCATTGAAAACGCGGTTGAGGATGCAGAATTTCAAATTCCTTATAAAGCGATGCAGATGGCGGGATTCGAGACGGTTGTGCTCGGTTCTCGTATGAATGAAGCCTACAAAGGCAAGCAGGGAAAAGTTGCGATAAAACCCGATGGCACCACAACAGAAGCTCGCCCCGAAGATTTCGATGCGGTGATTATTCCCGGCGGGATGGCACCCGATTTTATGCGGAAAAATCCCAATACCGTGCGGTTTGTGCAGCAAGCAATGGCGCAGGGGAAAGTGGTGGCTGCGGTTTGTCATGGTCCCCAAGTTTTAATTGAAGGCGACTTGCTCAAGGGCAGAACCGCCACCGGCTTTATCTCCATTCGTAAGGATATAGAAAATGCCGGCGCGAAATACATCGATGAGCCGTTAGTCGTAGATGGTAACTTGATCACCTCCCGACTGCCTGGAGATTTAGCCATTTTCACCACCGCAATTCTCAGCCGGCTGGGTTATGGTGGCAAGGAAGCCGCGCTGCCGGCAGAAACTGACGCCGGTGCCGAATGGTGGAAACTGGCGGATGCTTGGGGCGGCTCAACCAAGGGCGAAATTGTCAGCGCTATCAACACCGCGCTAGCAGGTGAACGTTACTCCCACGAAGCATTTGAGCAATACCTTAGCAAAACTTCCGACACCGGCTTTTCTGCACTGCTGCAGGAGATGATTCACAATAAACGCCATCACATCCAACTGCTAGAAGCGCGACTCGATGCCTTTGGAGAAAAACCCTCCTTGCAGGCAAAAGCCGCTGAACCTTTGGCGAAGCTAAATGCCGCCTTAAAAGGCAGCGACGAACTGGATCTGCTGCGTCGCACCCTCGGCGATATCCAAACCGGCGTGGTTGATTTGTATAAGCTTTACATGATGCTGACTGATCCCATAACCGTCGCACTGTTCCGAACAATTGAAGTGGATCTCGCTCAGTATGAACAACGGGTTGCAGCATTTTACCACCAGCGCTATGGCTCAGAAACCCTCAAGCCGGCCAAACCAACAACCGGCGCAGTCCTTGGCTAA
- a CDS encoding mechanosensitive ion channel domain-containing protein encodes MNSMNNLLQQLFTELYKRITEPFKIGDYSISISAVIQLCVLLLILIFICRTLKNFLKRRLLVKMGIDEGNREAISTIISYAVGTLGFIIVLQTSGFNLASLAVVAGGLGVGIGFGLQDITKNFVSGLTLLIERTVKVGDFVEFDSISGYIKEISIRSTIIRTLDGCDVVVPNSKLVENRLTNWTYESFSGRIHIPIGVAYESDPVLVTEILLKSAYMESNILHEPAPKVFFLGFGDNALNFELCVWVSRIDNRQAVRSSLNFIIEYNLRQQGITIPFPQRDLWLRNPEVLTPLSRYQANGQELPQVSPPQVFGENGQEPSQVSTPPILKETVKPASVVAPTKPLALRDLLREVTYFENFTDLELRQLIESGYRKRLRPSEFLFHEGDPGDAFYIVLSGSVEVFVEKINKRLANLGPGKFFGELSLMLGIPRTASVRGLEDSILFVINHQSFETLLRANPELAEVIVQELGKHKEELSQRQQQLREMGLVDAAEDDKNPVTWVRNRLKNLFSL; translated from the coding sequence ATGAATTCAATGAACAACCTGTTGCAGCAACTATTTACAGAGCTTTATAAGCGAATTACAGAACCCTTTAAAATTGGAGATTATTCGATCTCAATTTCTGCTGTAATTCAGCTATGTGTGTTGTTATTAATCCTTATCTTTATTTGCCGCACGCTTAAAAATTTCCTCAAGCGCCGACTGCTGGTTAAAATGGGAATTGATGAGGGAAACCGCGAAGCGATCTCCACAATCATCAGTTATGCGGTTGGAACATTAGGCTTTATCATTGTTCTGCAAACAAGTGGTTTTAACCTTGCTTCTTTAGCGGTTGTAGCCGGCGGCTTAGGCGTTGGTATTGGTTTTGGGTTGCAGGATATCACAAAAAACTTTGTGAGTGGTCTGACTTTACTGATAGAACGAACGGTAAAAGTTGGAGATTTTGTTGAATTTGACAGTATTTCTGGCTATATTAAAGAAATTTCAATTCGCTCTACCATTATCCGAACCTTAGATGGTTGCGATGTCGTTGTTCCCAATAGCAAATTAGTTGAAAATCGCTTAACAAATTGGACTTATGAAAGCTTTTCAGGACGCATTCATATTCCCATAGGGGTTGCCTATGAAAGCGATCCGGTTTTAGTCACAGAAATTCTTTTAAAATCGGCTTACATGGAATCAAACATCTTACACGAGCCGGCACCTAAAGTTTTTTTTCTAGGATTCGGTGATAATGCTTTGAACTTTGAATTATGCGTGTGGGTGAGCCGCATTGATAATAGACAGGCGGTGCGAAGTTCTTTAAACTTTATCATTGAATATAATCTGCGACAACAAGGTATTACAATTCCTTTTCCTCAAAGAGATTTGTGGCTACGAAATCCAGAAGTCTTGACACCGTTATCTCGTTATCAAGCAAATGGTCAAGAACTTCCACAGGTATCGCCTCCGCAAGTATTCGGAGAAAATGGTCAAGAACCCTCACAAGTATCAACCCCACCAATCCTCAAGGAAACTGTAAAACCGGCCTCTGTCGTTGCCCCAACTAAACCTTTAGCGCTTCGGGATCTATTGCGGGAGGTAACTTATTTTGAAAACTTTACCGATTTAGAACTGCGGCAGCTCATTGAAAGTGGGTATCGAAAACGCTTGCGACCCTCAGAATTTTTATTTCATGAAGGCGATCCGGGGGATGCTTTCTATATCGTCCTTTCTGGATCGGTAGAAGTTTTTGTAGAGAAAATAAACAAACGTCTGGCAAATTTGGGGCCAGGTAAATTTTTTGGAGAACTATCCTTAATGTTAGGAATTCCGCGCACAGCATCAGTTCGGGGGTTAGAAGATAGCATTCTATTTGTGATTAACCATCAGAGTTTTGAAACGCTATTACGCGCCAATCCAGAATTAGCCGAGGTAATTGTCCAAGAGCTAGGAAAACACAAAGAAGAATTATCACAACGACAGCAGCAATTGCGAGAAATGGGATTGGTGGATGCAGCGGAAGATGACAAAAATCCAGTGACTTGGGTTCGCAACCGGCTGAAAAACCTGTTTAGTCTTTAA
- a CDS encoding MBL fold metallo-hydrolase, whose translation MKLIFLGSGSAFTVGADNFQSNMLLVSEEGHKLLIDCGSDIRFSLHTAGFSHLDITDIYISHLHTDHAGGLEYIGFATKFDPRCDKPNLYLSSALSNELWERTLSGGMRHIEGEIVDINSFFEVKKVEPNNSFYWQEIEFKPIKVVHINNGYYIMPSFGLFFEVDKVKVFVTTDTQLCLEQLEEFYEQAEIIFQDCETSSFPTKVHAHYNQLLKLPEAIKRKMWLYGYQPGALPDAKKDGFCGFVKRGEIFEFSDFLSTSASLKSAKL comes from the coding sequence ATGAAGTTAATTTTCTTAGGATCGGGGTCTGCTTTCACGGTTGGAGCCGATAATTTTCAATCAAATATGCTTTTAGTTAGCGAAGAAGGGCATAAACTTTTGATTGATTGCGGTTCCGATATTCGGTTTTCTCTTCACACTGCCGGTTTCTCACATCTAGATATCACTGATATTTATATCAGTCATTTACATACGGATCATGCCGGTGGGTTAGAATATATTGGCTTTGCTACAAAATTTGACCCCAGATGCGATAAACCCAATCTTTATCTGAGCAGTGCCTTATCCAATGAACTTTGGGAGCGAACGCTGTCGGGTGGCATGAGACATATTGAAGGCGAAATTGTTGATATCAACAGCTTCTTTGAAGTTAAAAAAGTTGAACCGAACAATAGCTTTTACTGGCAAGAAATAGAGTTTAAGCCGATTAAAGTTGTTCACATTAATAACGGCTATTATATCATGCCAAGTTTTGGGCTATTTTTTGAAGTGGATAAAGTTAAAGTATTTGTAACAACAGATACGCAACTTTGTTTAGAGCAGCTTGAAGAATTTTATGAGCAAGCGGAGATTATTTTTCAAGATTGTGAAACCTCATCGTTTCCCACTAAAGTTCATGCCCACTATAATCAATTATTGAAGTTACCAGAAGCGATTAAACGTAAAATGTGGTTATACGGTTACCAACCGGGTGCGCTTCCGGATGCAAAAAAAGATGGATTCTGCGGGTTTGTGAAGCGAGGAGAGATTTTTGAGTTTTCAGACTTCCTGAGCACGTCAGCGAGTTTAAAGTCCGCAAAATTGTAA
- a CDS encoding CHAT domain-containing protein, with amino-acid sequence MKFLPFLATFVLSFACSEIVKVPVNAQEILLQAKVDVAQPVNELDRLEQQTQQLYETSRFAEASALLQRLQANYATVGDKLGEARALRNLALVYHATGERSKANEAITQSFQHLQELEETRGKTKLLAQILEVKGQLQLSAGKLEEALDTWKKAANTYKEVGDISGVTKTRINQAQTLQTLGLYRQAIKTLTEVREILLVQADLPVKAKGLQSLGDALRVVGDLNQSEEVLQQSLAIAERLQVREATAGTLLSLGNTARVQGKSEESLEFYQQAVTASPLVEIQVEAQLNQLSLLIEENRSADAQGLITEIQSKIVKLPPSRPTIYAQINLARSLIKMGNATAEETRNAAEILANAVQQAQNLEDKRAEAYALGNLGRVYEENRQWEEGKKLTEKALLLAQSINASDITYQWHWQLGRILKEQGNREDAITAYSQSVSTLQSLRNDLVAVNSDVQFSFREGVEPVYRELVGLLLQPAANVEQSALIQARQVIESLQLAELDNFFRDACLDVKPIQIDQVDSNAAVFYTIILKDRLEVILALPGQPLKHYTTELTQETVESTLKELREAITNPRRQLSIKHFLTPSQKVYDWLIRPIEADLANSGVNTLVFVLDGGFRNIPIAALYDGEQYLVQKYSVALTPGLQLLEAKPLARENLNILAAGLTEARQGFSSLPHVESELDQIKVEASTQILLNESFSKFNFEKNVQSIPFSVIHLATHGEFSSQAKDTFILTWDGQINAKELDSLLRSETGQNKPIELLVLSACKTAAGDNRAALGLAGVAVRAGARSTVASLWYVSDEATAVLMTEFYQELANSKVTKAEALRRAQEAVLLNEELSHPYFWAAFVMVGNWL; translated from the coding sequence ATGAAGTTTTTACCATTTTTGGCAACTTTTGTGCTGTCATTCGCCTGTTCTGAAATAGTAAAAGTGCCGGTAAATGCTCAAGAAATCTTGCTTCAAGCTAAAGTTGATGTCGCGCAGCCGGTAAATGAATTAGATAGATTAGAACAGCAAACCCAACAACTTTATGAAACAAGCCGGTTTGCAGAAGCAAGCGCATTGTTACAGCGATTGCAAGCTAATTACGCAACAGTTGGGGATAAATTAGGTGAGGCGAGGGCGTTAAGAAATCTAGCTTTAGTTTATCATGCAACTGGCGAACGTTCAAAAGCAAATGAAGCGATCACGCAAAGTTTTCAACACCTCCAAGAATTGGAAGAAACACGAGGAAAGACAAAACTTTTAGCTCAAATTTTAGAGGTTAAAGGGCAGTTGCAACTGTCTGCCGGCAAATTGGAAGAAGCGCTAGACACTTGGAAAAAAGCTGCCAATACTTATAAAGAAGTTGGCGATATAAGCGGAGTTACTAAAACTCGAATTAACCAAGCTCAAACGCTGCAAACACTGGGATTATACCGGCAGGCGATTAAAACTTTGACTGAAGTTAGAGAAATTCTTCTAGTGCAAGCAGATTTGCCGGTTAAAGCAAAAGGATTGCAAAGCTTGGGTGATGCGCTACGGGTTGTGGGAGATTTGAATCAATCTGAAGAAGTTTTGCAGCAAAGTTTAGCAATTGCTGAAAGATTGCAAGTAAGGGAAGCGACTGCCGGCACACTTCTTAGCTTAGGAAATACAGCGAGAGTCCAAGGAAAATCCGAAGAGTCTTTAGAGTTTTATCAACAAGCTGTTACAGCATCTCCTTTAGTGGAGATTCAAGTTGAGGCGCAACTGAATCAACTGAGCTTATTAATAGAAGAAAATCGAAGCGCAGACGCTCAAGGTTTAATCACAGAAATTCAATCAAAAATTGTTAAATTGCCCCCCAGCCGCCCAACAATTTACGCTCAAATTAATCTGGCGAGAAGTTTGATAAAAATGGGAAACGCTACAGCCGAAGAAACACGAAACGCGGCTGAAATATTAGCCAATGCTGTGCAGCAAGCTCAAAACCTGGAAGACAAAAGAGCAGAGGCATACGCCTTGGGAAATTTGGGGAGGGTGTACGAAGAAAACCGGCAATGGGAAGAAGGGAAAAAGCTAACAGAAAAAGCGTTACTTTTAGCGCAATCAATTAATGCTTCTGATATTACTTATCAGTGGCATTGGCAGTTGGGAAGAATTTTAAAAGAGCAAGGAAATCGAGAAGACGCAATCACAGCTTATAGCCAGTCTGTCAGTACGCTTCAGTCTTTACGCAATGATTTAGTCGCGGTTAATTCAGATGTTCAGTTTTCTTTTAGAGAAGGTGTTGAACCTGTTTACCGCGAGTTAGTGGGACTGCTATTGCAACCGGCAGCCAATGTAGAGCAATCTGCTTTAATTCAAGCCAGACAAGTAATTGAATCGCTACAGCTAGCTGAGTTAGATAATTTCTTTCGAGATGCTTGTTTAGATGTAAAGCCGATTCAAATTGACCAAGTAGATTCTAATGCAGCAGTTTTTTATACGATTATTCTGAAGGATCGATTAGAAGTTATTCTGGCTTTACCCGGTCAACCACTGAAACATTATACCACAGAATTAACCCAAGAAACCGTAGAATCAACCCTTAAGGAATTGCGTGAAGCTATCACAAATCCTCGGCGGCAACTTTCCATAAAACACTTTTTAACGCCTTCGCAGAAAGTGTATGACTGGTTAATTCGTCCCATTGAAGCTGACTTAGCAAATAGTGGAGTAAATACCCTGGTATTTGTTTTAGATGGAGGATTTAGAAATATTCCCATCGCCGCTCTTTATGATGGTGAGCAATATTTGGTTCAAAAGTATAGTGTGGCGTTAACTCCCGGCTTGCAATTGCTAGAGGCAAAACCTTTGGCGCGGGAAAACTTGAATATTCTGGCTGCCGGTTTGACGGAAGCGCGTCAAGGCTTTTCTTCACTTCCTCATGTTGAATCGGAATTAGATCAGATTAAAGTAGAAGCATCTACTCAAATTCTTTTAAATGAATCTTTTAGTAAGTTTAATTTTGAAAAAAATGTTCAATCAATTCCGTTTTCTGTGATTCACTTAGCCACTCATGGCGAATTCAGTTCGCAAGCGAAAGATACATTTATTCTCACCTGGGATGGGCAAATTAATGCGAAAGAATTAGATAGTCTTCTTCGTAGCGAAACCGGGCAAAATAAGCCGATTGAATTGCTGGTTTTAAGTGCTTGTAAAACTGCGGCGGGAGATAATCGGGCGGCTTTAGGGTTGGCGGGTGTGGCGGTGAGAGCCGGCGCACGGAGTACAGTAGCGTCTTTGTGGTATGTCAGTGATGAGGCAACTGCTGTTTTGATGACTGAATTTTACCAGGAGTTAGCGAATAGCAAAGTAACGAAAGCTGAAGCTTTGCGCCGCGCTCAAGAAGCAGTTTTGTTAAACGAGGAATTGTCTCACCCGTATTTTTGGGCGGCTTTTGTCATGGTGGGAAATTGGTTGTAG
- a CDS encoding DUF6335 family protein: MANKADQEARDTASDSDFEAVPHQNTSAETGIPKVPGLEQGRRMMREELNNYTSASPKLSGGDVDAAWEQADAVGEEGVGGTVATPDQNIVDELGAAVGLEMDDRAFLRTTEILEERDDSRWELDPTSSEDYSERRE, from the coding sequence ATGGCAAACAAAGCTGATCAAGAAGCAAGAGATACCGCCAGCGATTCTGATTTCGAGGCCGTGCCCCATCAAAATACGTCGGCTGAAACCGGCATTCCTAAAGTGCCTGGACTCGAACAAGGCCGGCGCATGATGCGCGAGGAATTGAACAATTACACATCCGCTTCCCCAAAACTTTCTGGGGGAGATGTTGATGCTGCGTGGGAACAGGCTGATGCGGTGGGTGAGGAAGGCGTAGGGGGAACAGTTGCTACGCCGGATCAAAATATTGTCGATGAGTTGGGTGCGGCTGTTGGGCTGGAAATGGACGATCGCGCATTTCTGAGAACCACAGAAATTCTTGAGGAGCGTGATGACAGCCGGTGGGAGTTAGATCCAACGTCGTCTGAAGATTATTCAGAACGCCGCGAGTAA
- a CDS encoding hybrid sensor histidine kinase/response regulator — translation MNYLSSSSQNKTDCILVVDDSPDNVLLVQTILEEEGYDIVTAENGSSALAIIEQSPPDLVLLDVMMPGMDGYEVTRRVRQNQKLPFIPILLITAYDQSSLVQGLDMGADDFIRKPVELDELLARVRSLLRLKHSVDERDQIARQREDFVSRLTHDLRTPLVAANQMLNLLQQGALGEITPQCAEVFSTMARSNHNLLSMVNMLLEVYRYEAGRKNLNFFPVNLKELIGEVAQELTHLAGSKGLSLNLHLEGNGEKTPGGDGAVMGDRLELHRLFTNLIANAIQYTDTGSIDVRLVAKPIAKSEPRLVTVEVQDTGVGIAMDDQVKLFERFRQATHKRGGSGLGLHLSRQIVEAHQGTIEVISEVGKGSVFIVRLPAAPANGVKE, via the coding sequence ATGAATTATTTGTCTAGTTCCTCTCAAAATAAAACCGACTGTATTCTCGTTGTAGATGACTCTCCCGATAATGTCTTGCTAGTTCAAACAATTCTGGAAGAAGAGGGATACGACATTGTTACCGCCGAGAATGGCAGTTCTGCCTTAGCCATTATTGAACAGTCTCCCCCAGATTTAGTGCTGCTAGATGTGATGATGCCGGGAATGGATGGCTACGAAGTCACTAGGCGCGTCCGTCAGAATCAGAAGTTACCATTTATACCGATCTTGCTGATCACCGCCTACGACCAATCCAGTCTCGTGCAAGGCTTAGACATGGGGGCGGATGATTTTATTCGCAAGCCGGTGGAACTCGATGAACTACTAGCGCGAGTGCGATCATTACTGCGGCTTAAGCATAGCGTTGATGAGCGCGATCAGATCGCCCGCCAGCGAGAAGATTTTGTTTCCCGACTCACCCACGACTTGCGAACCCCCTTGGTGGCAGCCAATCAAATGCTGAATTTACTCCAGCAAGGAGCTTTGGGAGAAATCACGCCCCAATGTGCGGAAGTGTTTTCTACGATGGCTCGCAGCAACCACAATTTGCTGAGTATGGTGAATATGTTGCTGGAAGTTTATCGCTATGAAGCCGGTCGTAAAAATCTGAACTTTTTTCCAGTTAATCTGAAGGAACTGATCGGGGAAGTCGCTCAAGAACTAACTCATTTAGCCGGTTCTAAAGGTCTGAGTTTGAATTTACACCTAGAGGGAAATGGAGAAAAGACCCCTGGCGGAGACGGTGCTGTCATGGGCGATCGCCTGGAACTACACCGGCTTTTTACGAACTTAATCGCAAATGCGATTCAATACACCGATACTGGGTCAATTGATGTCCGCCTGGTTGCTAAACCTATAGCCAAATCTGAACCTCGGTTGGTGACGGTTGAGGTACAAGACACCGGCGTTGGGATCGCGATGGACGACCAAGTGAAATTATTTGAACGCTTCCGCCAAGCCACCCACAAACGTGGAGGTAGCGGCTTGGGGCTGCACCTGTCTCGCCAGATTGTGGAAGCTCATCAAGGCACCATTGAGGTGATCTCTGAGGTGGGCAAAGGTAGCGTGTTTATTGTCCGCTTGCCCGCAGCGCCGGCCAATGGAGTGAAAGAGTGA
- a CDS encoding filamentous hemagglutinin N-terminal domain-containing protein, translated as MNVLSNAFKITLHLSAMLALTGSFSASAQIVPDATLPNNSAVSVEGQINRITGGTTAGSNLFHSFSSFSLPTGTTAHFDSALEIQNIFSRVTGSSISNIDGLIQANGSANLFLINPNGIILGPNARLNIGGSFLASTANSIVFNDGSLFSAKNPQAPPLLTVNVPVGLQFASNPGSIAVQGQGLNQLATDDQPATDDQPATDYDVQADIAFQQSVLDSPIGLGLQPARTLALVGGDVTFSGGLLKAPAGRIELGSVGDNSSVSLTPTGTGFALGYENVATFKDIQLSGQSAVFASGEGGGNIQLAGRRIQIAEGSQIQASTLGTQPGEM; from the coding sequence ATGAACGTATTGAGCAACGCATTTAAAATCACGCTTCACCTCAGCGCAATGTTGGCGTTAACCGGCAGTTTTTCTGCGTCCGCTCAAATTGTGCCAGATGCAACCTTACCCAATAATTCCGCTGTCAGTGTCGAAGGGCAAATCAATCGCATCACCGGCGGCACAACTGCCGGCAGTAATTTATTTCACAGTTTCAGCTCATTTTCCCTCCCCACCGGCACCACTGCCCATTTTGATAGCGCCCTAGAAATTCAAAACATCTTTTCGCGGGTAACTGGCAGCTCAATTTCCAATATCGATGGATTAATTCAAGCAAATGGCAGCGCTAACTTATTTTTAATTAACCCCAACGGGATAATTCTGGGACCCAATGCAAGGCTAAATATTGGCGGCTCATTTCTGGCAAGTACGGCCAATAGTATTGTTTTTAACGATGGCAGTCTTTTCAGCGCCAAAAACCCGCAAGCTCCACCTTTATTAACCGTAAATGTGCCCGTTGGCTTGCAATTCGCCTCAAATCCGGGCAGTATTGCTGTGCAAGGGCAAGGACTCAACCAACTAGCCACAGACGACCAACCGGCCACAGACGACCAACCGGCCACAGACTACGACGTCCAAGCTGACATTGCCTTTCAACAAAGCGTTTTAGACAGTCCCATTGGGCTGGGGCTGCAGCCGGCAAGAACCTTGGCACTTGTTGGGGGCGATGTAACATTTTCTGGTGGCTTATTAAAAGCGCCGGCAGGACGAATTGAACTGGGGAGTGTGGGGGATAACAGCAGCGTTAGCCTCACTCCAACCGGCACAGGTTTTGCCTTGGGATATGAAAACGTTGCAACATTTAAAGATATCCAACTCAGCGGACAATCTGCCGTTTTTGCCAGTGGAGAAGGTGGCGGTAATATCCAGCTAGCCGGCAGGCGCATCCAAATTGCCGAGGGATCGCAGATTCAAGCTTCGACATTGGGGACGCAACCGGGGGAAATGTGA
- a CDS encoding Photosystem I reaction center subunit PsaK has translation MDLLAVVQSTITDTAAPGTSKLIVMGICNILALVVLPRVIKYPKVGPKMVLPFPSAFNNPSVGAFLASTSAGHLLGTAAILALTTSGAL, from the coding sequence ATGGACTTACTCGCAGTCGTACAATCAACCATTACCGACACAGCAGCACCGGGAACTTCTAAGCTCATAGTAATGGGGATTTGCAATATTTTGGCATTGGTGGTTCTTCCCCGCGTAATTAAGTATCCAAAAGTTGGCCCTAAAATGGTTTTGCCATTTCCCTCTGCTTTCAACAACCCCAGTGTCGGAGCGTTTTTAGCTTCAACGAGCGCGGGTCATTTGCTGGGAACGGCGGCGATTTTGGCGCTAACGACCTCCGGTGCTCTTTAG